In one Oryza glaberrima chromosome 2, OglaRS2, whole genome shotgun sequence genomic region, the following are encoded:
- the LOC127763547 gene encoding phenolic glucoside malonyltransferase 1-like, with product MAPATQMAAPPPRARGGSFCVLRTARVAPSSPDGVPMLGERTVPLTFLDAIWLPTPPVDRVFFYRLGADDDGVDAVLSRLADSLSRALHVFYPLAGRLRLTPGKTNRYELFYQPGDAVAFTFAEHDDGVGVDELAADDPREVAKIAPLVPELPDGGAVLAVQATVLLPPARRGLALGVTVHHAACDGSSSTHFLHTWAAACAGAVVLPKPPVIDRTFIREREDLYDYMVSRTKEESDKFRSPDVADSKLLATFTLSGEILQSIKDRVAGVAARRGAPLPRCTSIVATFAVVWQCHIRAAIGDVEADNKHHGRAHFIFPTDHRARMEPRVPDKYLGNCVGPCFASAPKEEIAAADAEDGLFTTCAAIAAAVDEGTRYDPDYWKRCTEHVGGMSASDGPPLAVAGSPRFRVYDVDFGFGRPAKVDVVSVAKTGAISVAEGRGGGIEVGVGLPPERMERFRRCFADAVAWLSSPSRPVTRDMDRSAPGHSPE from the coding sequence ATGGCGCCCGCGACACAAATGGCAGCTCCACCACCACGCGCTCGCGGCGGCAGCTTCTGCGTCCTGCGCACCGCCCGCGTCGCGCCGTCATCGCCCGACGGTGTCCCCATGTTGGGCGAGCGCACCGTCCCGCTTACCTTCCTGGACGCGATCTGGCTCCCGACCCCGCCCGTCGACCGGGTCTTCTTCTATCGcctcggcgccgacgacgacggcgtcgacgccgtCCTGTCCCGGCTGGCTGACTCGCTGTCCCGGGCGCTCCACGTCTTCTacccgctcgccggccgcctccgcctcacgCCGGGCAAGACAAACCGGTACGAGCTCTTCTACCAGCCAGGCGACGCCGTCGCCTTCACCTTCGccgagcacgacgacggcgtcggtgtCGACGAGCTGGCCGCGGACGACCCGAGGGAGGTCGCCAAGATCGCCCCGCTCGTGCCGGAGCTCCCGGATGGCGGCGCAGTGCTGGCCGTGCAGGCTACCGTGCTgctgccgcccgcgcgccgcggcctCGCTCTCGGCGTCACCGTGCACCACGCCGCCTGCGACGGCTCGAGCTCCACGCACTTCCTCCACACCtgggccgccgcctgcgccggcgccgtggtGCTGCCGAAGCCGCCCGTCATCGACCGCACGTTCATCCGCGAACGTGAAGACCTCTATGACTACATGGTCAGTCGAACGAAGGAGGAGTCTGACAAGTTCAGGTCGCCCGACGTCGCCGACAGCAAGCTCCTCGCCACTTTCACGCTGTCAGGAGAGATCCTTCAGAGCATCAAGGACAGAGTtgccggcgtggcggcgcgccgcggtgCGCCGCTTCCTCGGTGCACGTCCATCGTCGCGACGTTCGCCGTCGTATGGCAATGCCACATCCGAGCCGCAATAGGCGACGTCGAAGCAGATAATAAGCACCATGGCCGTGCCCACTTCATCTTCCCCACCGATCACCGGGCGCGGATGGAACCCCGCGTCCCCGACAAGTACCTCGGCAACTGCGTCGGGCCATGCTTCGCCTCGGCGCCCAAGGaggagatcgccgccgccgacgcggaggACGGCCTCTTCACGACCTGCGccgcgatcgccgccgccgtggacgaaGGAACGAGATACGATCCGGACTACTGGAAGAGGTGCACGGAACACGTTGGAGGGATGAGCGCGAGCGACGGTCCGCCGTTAGCGGTGGCCGGGTCGCCGAGGTTCCGCGTGTACGACGTGGACTTCGGGTTCGGGAGGCCGGCGAAGGTGGACGTCGTGTCCGTGGCGAAGACCGGGGCGATCTCGGTGGcggagggccgcggcggcggcattgagGTGGGCGTCGGTTTGCCGCCGGAGCGGATGGAGAGGTTCCGGAGGTGCTTCGCTGATGCCGTCGCGTGGCTATCGTCGCCGTCTCGTCCAGTGACACGTGACATGGATCGATCAGCTCCGGGCCACTCCCCggagtag